The following proteins are encoded in a genomic region of Micrococcaceae bacterium Sec5.8:
- a CDS encoding APC family permease: protein MSTTTTAGSPGGQRAVPSKGLRAGILDLGDSVMLGLASTAPVYSLAATLGLIVAVNGNYTPLILLLGFIPVLFIAYAFRELNSAIPDCGTTFIWTRRAFGPWAGWLGGWGVALAGVVVLANLGQVAGQYLWLLVGDGSLAANSLVVTATGVAFIAFMTVVNYRGIRLGEHVQRVLTYVQYISLGIFAVAIVFRIAGGVPEGQAFDFEWFNPAGAFADPGAVVHGSLLALFIYWGWDTCLALNEETENPATTPGRGAIISALVLVAIYVSVALLVMMYATVGTEGIGLGNDANKGDVFLAMKDVVLGPWGWLMVVAVLASVLSSTQTTILPTARGTLSMAAHGALPAKFREVHPRYQTPGFSTKVMGAAAILYYVLMSLLSENLLSDSISSISLFIAFYYALTGFACVWYFRATLRSSARNLWFRGILPLLGALALTGAFCISAVQMWDPGYGGTTILGVGGAFVSGVVLLALGAVLAAVCRFAPSTRDYFRQGKKTAVAAV, encoded by the coding sequence ATGAGTACCACGACGACGGCCGGCAGCCCCGGCGGACAGCGCGCCGTCCCTTCCAAGGGGCTGCGCGCCGGAATCCTGGATCTCGGCGACTCGGTCATGCTGGGCCTGGCGTCCACCGCCCCGGTCTATTCGCTCGCCGCCACCCTGGGCCTGATCGTGGCGGTAAACGGAAACTACACCCCCCTGATCCTGCTCCTGGGCTTCATCCCGGTGCTGTTCATCGCCTACGCCTTCCGCGAACTCAACAGCGCCATACCGGACTGCGGCACCACGTTCATCTGGACCCGGCGCGCATTCGGCCCCTGGGCCGGCTGGCTGGGCGGCTGGGGCGTGGCGCTGGCCGGCGTCGTGGTACTGGCGAACCTTGGCCAGGTCGCCGGGCAGTACCTGTGGCTGCTGGTCGGGGACGGCTCGCTGGCAGCGAACAGCCTCGTGGTGACCGCCACAGGGGTGGCGTTCATTGCTTTCATGACCGTGGTGAACTACCGGGGCATCCGGCTCGGTGAGCATGTCCAGCGGGTCCTGACCTACGTCCAGTACATCTCGCTGGGCATCTTCGCCGTCGCGATTGTGTTCAGGATCGCCGGTGGCGTCCCCGAAGGCCAGGCCTTCGACTTTGAGTGGTTCAACCCGGCCGGCGCCTTCGCCGATCCGGGCGCCGTCGTTCATGGCTCGCTGCTGGCACTGTTCATCTACTGGGGCTGGGACACCTGCCTCGCGCTGAACGAGGAGACGGAAAACCCTGCCACGACGCCTGGCCGCGGCGCGATCATTTCGGCGTTGGTCCTGGTGGCCATTTACGTATCCGTGGCCCTGCTGGTGATGATGTACGCCACCGTCGGCACGGAAGGAATCGGCCTGGGCAACGACGCCAACAAAGGCGACGTCTTCCTGGCGATGAAAGACGTGGTTCTCGGGCCCTGGGGCTGGCTGATGGTCGTCGCCGTCCTGGCCTCCGTGCTGTCCTCCACCCAGACCACCATCCTGCCCACGGCCCGCGGCACGTTGTCCATGGCGGCGCATGGGGCGCTGCCCGCGAAGTTCCGCGAAGTCCACCCGCGCTACCAGACCCCCGGGTTCTCGACCAAGGTGATGGGCGCCGCCGCCATCCTCTACTACGTGCTGATGAGCCTGCTGAGTGAGAACCTGCTCTCCGACTCGATCAGCTCCATCAGCCTCTTCATCGCCTTCTATTACGCGCTGACCGGGTTCGCCTGCGTCTGGTACTTCCGCGCAACGCTGCGCAGTTCGGCCCGCAATCTCTGGTTCCGGGGCATCCTGCCGCTCCTGGGCGCTCTGGCACTGACCGGCGCGTTCTGCATCTCAGCCGTGCAGATGTGGGATCCGGGCTACGGCGGCACCACTATCCTGGGCGTCGGCGGGGCTTTCGTCAGCGGCGTGGTGCTGCTGGCTCTCGGCGCGGTGCTGGCCGCGGTGTGCCGTTTTGCGCCGTCAACCAGGGACTATTTCCGCCAGGGCAAGAAGACCGCCGTCGCCGCTGTTTAG
- a CDS encoding acyl-CoA dehydrogenase family protein, with the protein MSNDADLPAGPDLSDVLAIDSLFSAEELAVRERIRDFTDSRIRPGIAGWYDDGVFPLELAPELGELGVLGMHLEGYGCPGRSAVEYGLAAMELEAGDSGIRTFVSVQGSLAMTAIHRWGSEEQKLQWLPRMAAGELIGGFALTEPAAGSDPASMKTFARRDGTGENAGWILDGAKRWIGLASVADVLVVWAMTDDGVHGFLVPAGTPGVTATPIGRKLSMRASIQCDVTFDGVRLGPEAMLPAARGLRAPFTCLNEARYGIVWGSMGAARDSYEAALKYSQERLQFGKPLAGYQLTQEKLVNMLVEIQKGTLLALQLGRLKDAGTLRPEQISLGKLNNVREAIAIAREARTVLGGNGITLDYSPLRHAANLESVRTYEGTDEVHTLILGQHITGLAAFR; encoded by the coding sequence ATGAGCAACGACGCTGATCTTCCTGCTGGTCCTGACCTTTCCGATGTCCTGGCAATTGATTCCCTCTTCAGCGCCGAAGAGCTGGCTGTCCGGGAGCGCATCCGCGACTTTACGGACAGCCGGATCCGGCCCGGCATCGCAGGCTGGTACGACGACGGCGTGTTTCCGCTGGAACTGGCCCCCGAGCTGGGCGAACTCGGCGTCCTGGGCATGCATCTGGAGGGTTACGGCTGCCCGGGCCGTTCCGCCGTGGAATACGGTTTGGCCGCGATGGAGCTTGAAGCCGGCGATTCCGGCATCCGCACGTTCGTCTCTGTGCAGGGCTCACTGGCCATGACGGCCATCCACAGGTGGGGCTCCGAGGAGCAGAAACTGCAGTGGCTCCCCCGCATGGCCGCCGGTGAACTGATCGGTGGTTTCGCTCTGACCGAGCCGGCCGCCGGCTCCGACCCAGCTTCGATGAAGACCTTCGCCCGCCGCGACGGAACCGGAGAGAACGCCGGTTGGATCCTGGATGGAGCCAAACGCTGGATCGGTCTCGCCTCGGTGGCCGATGTGCTGGTGGTGTGGGCCATGACCGACGACGGCGTCCACGGCTTCCTGGTCCCCGCCGGCACGCCCGGGGTCACCGCGACGCCGATCGGCCGGAAGCTCTCGATGCGAGCCTCCATCCAGTGCGATGTCACGTTCGACGGCGTCCGGCTGGGTCCGGAAGCCATGCTCCCGGCAGCCCGCGGCCTGCGCGCCCCGTTCACCTGCCTCAACGAGGCCCGGTACGGGATCGTGTGGGGCTCCATGGGCGCGGCCCGCGACTCCTACGAGGCTGCGTTGAAGTACTCCCAGGAGCGGCTGCAGTTTGGCAAGCCGCTCGCCGGGTACCAGCTGACCCAGGAGAAACTCGTGAACATGTTGGTGGAGATCCAGAAGGGCACCCTGCTGGCGCTGCAGCTGGGCCGGCTCAAGGACGCCGGGACGCTGCGGCCGGAGCAGATCTCGCTGGGCAAACTGAACAACGTGCGGGAGGCGATCGCGATCGCCCGCGAGGCCCGGACCGTCCTGGGCGGGAACGGCATCACCTTGGACTATTCCCCGCTGCGGCACGCCGCCAACCTGGAGTCGGTCCGTACCTACGAGGGCACTGACGAGGTCCACACCCTGATCCTGGGCCAGCACATCACCGGGCTGGCCGCCTTCCGCTAG
- a CDS encoding glycosyltransferase 87 family protein, with product MPAPDAETRPIPEPVTAEDPARAARPGRTLARIPERLYVPQLLQVSTVLALAGLIYLVWHWLGVWGAQGLDFSVYWFGGTILNEAGPAPSDLYRGNIDWAGGPQLPFTYPPFAALLFSLLARVPQETALTLFNAAGAGVAAWVAVRGVRYWNAASGWRTTFQAPGNRWAAAVLVLAVLNLGPWRETLAFGQINILLMGMMALDLLARNQRWMVGFPGSGFLVGIAAGIKLTPLVFGLYFLVRKDWRGLFNMGAGFACTVLLGWLVRPAESLEFWFQILPDTSRIGGAGYVDNLSLKGALLHFGVPEASVTVPWLALSMLVVVLAARIIKAASSQGARVVAVSTTALAMLLISPVSWSHHWVWVAAVLPAFAWTLRETPHRYRGLRWLMGGVLGVSVMVFLFSPKTIGTALGAEDLNVQTPGLWIMAASAGVFCAVAILVCWLMVLRRGAVAPAADVDQGRERNPAETARRGSRPAGDRRGVPTRASGRRPAR from the coding sequence ATGCCAGCGCCTGATGCCGAAACCCGGCCAATTCCGGAACCAGTCACGGCCGAAGACCCTGCACGCGCGGCGAGGCCCGGACGGACGCTTGCCCGGATCCCGGAGCGGCTCTACGTCCCGCAGCTGCTTCAGGTCTCCACAGTCCTGGCCCTGGCCGGCCTGATCTACCTCGTGTGGCACTGGCTCGGCGTCTGGGGTGCACAAGGTCTGGACTTCAGCGTCTATTGGTTCGGCGGAACCATCCTTAACGAGGCGGGGCCGGCGCCGTCGGATCTCTACCGGGGCAACATTGACTGGGCCGGCGGGCCGCAGCTTCCGTTCACCTATCCGCCGTTTGCCGCGCTGCTCTTCAGCCTGCTGGCCAGGGTGCCGCAAGAAACTGCCCTCACCCTCTTCAATGCCGCCGGCGCCGGCGTGGCGGCGTGGGTGGCCGTCCGCGGTGTCCGGTACTGGAATGCCGCTTCGGGCTGGCGCACCACCTTCCAGGCTCCGGGCAACCGGTGGGCGGCAGCTGTGCTGGTCCTGGCGGTACTGAACCTGGGCCCGTGGCGCGAGACTCTGGCGTTCGGTCAAATCAACATCCTGCTGATGGGCATGATGGCGCTGGACCTGCTGGCCCGCAACCAGCGCTGGATGGTCGGCTTCCCCGGCAGCGGCTTCCTCGTAGGTATCGCCGCCGGCATCAAGCTGACCCCGCTGGTTTTTGGCCTGTACTTCCTGGTCCGCAAGGACTGGCGTGGACTGTTCAACATGGGGGCGGGGTTCGCCTGCACCGTGCTTCTTGGCTGGCTGGTGCGGCCGGCGGAATCCCTGGAGTTCTGGTTTCAGATTCTGCCCGACACGTCCCGGATCGGCGGCGCAGGCTACGTCGACAACCTCTCCCTCAAAGGCGCCCTGCTGCACTTCGGCGTCCCCGAAGCATCCGTGACCGTCCCCTGGCTGGCGCTAAGCATGCTCGTCGTGGTGCTGGCCGCCCGGATCATCAAAGCCGCCAGCAGCCAGGGGGCCCGGGTGGTCGCAGTCTCGACGACGGCGCTGGCCATGCTGCTGATCAGCCCGGTCTCGTGGTCCCACCACTGGGTCTGGGTTGCCGCCGTGCTGCCGGCCTTCGCATGGACCCTGCGCGAGACCCCGCACCGCTACCGCGGGCTGCGCTGGTTGATGGGCGGGGTGCTGGGGGTGTCCGTGATGGTGTTCCTGTTCTCGCCGAAGACCATTGGCACGGCTCTCGGGGCAGAGGACCTCAACGTTCAAACCCCCGGACTGTGGATCATGGCCGCCAGCGCCGGAGTGTTCTGTGCCGTGGCGATCCTGGTGTGCTGGCTGATGGTCCTGCGGCGCGGAGCCGTGGCCCCGGCCGCTGATGTGGACCAGGGCCGGGAACGGAACCCCGCCGAGACGGCACGTCGCGGCAGTAGGCCTGCAGGAGATCGCCGCGGCGTGCCAACCCGGGCTAGCGGAAGGCGGCCAGCCCGGTGA
- a CDS encoding glycosyltransferase 87 family protein — MTTTTARATPSTTRGWLATAAGALAVVVALVVLYSAYIPLMNDFEVYFYGGNRVLQTGETGVNELYAPRDGLPFTYPPFAALLFAAMAALGQGGGSLVFITTALLGAAIVSAWLARHYFRLGSWRNAVADWRFRAVALAGTAAILLLGPWRDTFDFGQINIILMGLILADFALYGKARAAQIRWPAGLLIGIAAGIKLTPLAFGLYFLVRRDFKALGWMAAGFFGSIGLAWAVLPTASLTFWTRILPDTGRIGGPAYVDNLSVKGLLLHLGLPDSGLTSLVWLVLALGLAAVAALVIKWAVDAEENFVAVSATAVLMLLVSPVSWSHHWVWMAVALPCMGFAIHRVPSRNGRMRLAGWIIVAFSALSFYLTPKYLAVMAGAAEWGKDPQTQWQLIVASLGVLCGIAMLVYWALAYRPSRASLRPDA; from the coding sequence GTGACCACCACCACCGCCAGGGCCACGCCCTCCACCACCCGCGGCTGGCTCGCGACGGCGGCTGGCGCGCTCGCCGTCGTCGTCGCCCTGGTGGTGCTGTACTCGGCGTACATACCGCTGATGAACGACTTTGAGGTCTACTTCTACGGCGGCAACCGGGTGCTCCAGACCGGTGAAACCGGGGTCAACGAGCTCTACGCGCCCAGGGACGGCCTGCCGTTCACCTACCCGCCGTTCGCCGCTCTGCTGTTCGCGGCCATGGCTGCGCTGGGGCAGGGCGGCGGCAGCCTGGTGTTCATCACCACGGCGCTGCTGGGCGCCGCCATCGTGTCCGCCTGGCTCGCGCGGCACTACTTCCGGCTCGGCAGCTGGCGGAACGCCGTCGCGGATTGGCGCTTTCGTGCCGTTGCGCTGGCCGGTACCGCCGCGATTCTGCTCCTGGGTCCCTGGCGGGACACCTTCGACTTTGGTCAGATCAACATCATCCTGATGGGCCTGATCCTGGCCGACTTCGCGCTCTACGGAAAAGCGCGGGCCGCCCAGATACGCTGGCCCGCGGGGCTACTGATCGGCATTGCGGCAGGCATCAAGCTGACCCCGCTTGCCTTTGGGCTCTATTTTTTGGTCCGCCGCGACTTCAAGGCCCTCGGCTGGATGGCGGCAGGATTCTTTGGCTCGATTGGCCTGGCCTGGGCGGTGCTGCCCACGGCTTCCCTCACGTTCTGGACCAGGATCCTGCCGGACACCGGGCGCATCGGCGGGCCTGCCTACGTGGACAACCTCTCGGTTAAAGGCTTGTTGCTGCACCTGGGACTGCCGGACTCCGGCTTGACGAGCCTTGTGTGGCTGGTGCTCGCACTCGGCCTGGCCGCCGTGGCTGCGCTCGTGATCAAGTGGGCGGTCGACGCGGAGGAGAACTTCGTCGCCGTCTCCGCCACGGCCGTGCTGATGCTCCTGGTCAGCCCGGTGTCCTGGTCCCACCACTGGGTGTGGATGGCAGTGGCACTGCCGTGCATGGGGTTCGCCATCCACCGGGTGCCGTCCCGGAACGGACGGATGCGCCTCGCCGGATGGATCATCGTCGCGTTCTCGGCCTTGTCCTTTTACCTCACGCCCAAGTACCTGGCGGTGATGGCCGGTGCCGCCGAATGGGGGAAGGACCCGCAGACCCAGTGGCAGCTCATCGTGGCCAGCCTGGGCGTACTCTGCGGCATCGCCATGCTGGTGTACTGGGCGCTGGCGTACCGGCCCTCCCGCGCCTCGCTCCGCCCGGACGCCTAG